TTCCCCAGTATCTGCGTCCCTGCACCCACCAAGACGCCGTCGCCGATCTTCGGGTGCCGGTCGCCGCTCTCCTTGCCGGTGCCGCCCAGCGTCACGCCGTGGAGGATCGACACGTCGTCGCCGACCACCGCCGTCTCGCCGACCACCACCCCGGTCGCGTGGTCCAGCAGCACCCCGGCCCCCGATCCTCGCCCCGGGGTGGATATCGACGGCGAACGCCTCCGACGTCCGGCTCTGCAGCAgcagcgccgccgccgcccgccCCTCCGCCCACAGCCGGTGCGCCACCCGGTGGGCCTGCAACGCCAGGAAGCCTTTGTAATAAAGAAAGCAGTGGACCATCTTGGCGCACGCCGGATCCCTGTCCCTCGCCGCCCGAAGATCCGCCCTCGCCGCCCGCCCGATCTCCGGAACCTTGGCGAACATGCTCGCGAACAATTCTTGGAGACTGCTGGTCGGCATGAGATTTGGAACGCTTAATTTCTTCGCGAGATGGGCTGCGAGGGCGGACTCGAGGGAGTTGTGGGAGAGGACGAGATCGAAGTAGTAATTCTGGAGGACGGGTTCTTCCTCGACGTCCAATCGAGCTTCTTCTTTGATCTTGGCCCAAACATCGTCGCCGCCGGCGACATCGCTGGGGTCGTCGGCTGGGACGGCGCAGTCGGAACGATCGATTACATCGGGCTGGGAGATATCTATCACATACTTGCAGAAAGGAGCTTTAGCTCGGCTATTCTCGACGCAGGTTGCCATGGCACTAGAGCTTGGGCAGCTGCAAAAAGATGGGGAAGGGATGAGAAGGAAAGAGTGGAGTTAACAAGATTTGAGGAAGTTTTGGGTTGCGAGTAGAAGTGTGAGGGAAGggtgcatatacatatatatacataacgGATTAGAGGTTAGAGGGAGAGTGGGAAGCGGAAAAGAAGGTTCCGGAAAAATTAGAGGAGAGTAGACATGTAACGCGGCACACGTCTGTAAATAAAAAAGAGTTTTCGAAGCACAAATATGAAGCGAACTTTGAACGCATGTGCTTTGTTCCAAGGAGCAAAGTGCGAACATGATGACGAGATAAGGGATGAATGGCAAGCACTGGATCAAGATTGGATGGCAGGGATGAAGGCCATGCGGTCACCAGAGGGGGGAGACGGCGTTAGCGCTGACGTAGAGACGCGAATGGCTGGACCAGCACGCAACCCACATAAACAAAGGAAAGCAAGCAGCCCATATGGCGAACAAAAATTATACGTGGCGGACACCAGACccgcacccaaaaaaaaaagaagcgctttctattttattttgttttagtccgtatcttaaaaaaaaaatccaaaaataatagtttttttttctagtcatgagtttcata
This window of the Phoenix dactylifera cultivar Barhee BC4 unplaced genomic scaffold, palm_55x_up_171113_PBpolish2nd_filt_p 000390F, whole genome shotgun sequence genome carries:
- the LOC103723527 gene encoding LOW QUALITY PROTEIN: probable serine acetyltransferase 4 (The sequence of the model RefSeq protein was modified relative to this genomic sequence to represent the inferred CDS: deleted 1 base in 1 codon) gives rise to the protein MATCVENSRAKAPFCKYVIDISQPDVIDRSDCAVPADDPSDVAGGDDVWAKIKEEARLDVEEEPVLQNYYFDLVLSHNSLESALAAHLAKKLSVPNLMPTSSLQELFASMFAKVPEIGRAARADLRAARDRDPACAKMVHCFLYYKGFLALQAHRVAHRLWAEGRAAAALLLQSRTSEAFAVDIHPGARIGAGVLLDHATGVVVGETAVVGDDVSILHGVTLGGTGKESGDRHPKIGDGVLVGAGTQILGNVEVGEGAKIGAGAVVLRAVPPRTTAVGNPARLVGGKEKPVRLERSAGSTMDHTSWSDYVI